One genomic window of Manihot esculenta cultivar AM560-2 chromosome 16, M.esculenta_v8, whole genome shotgun sequence includes the following:
- the LOC110603777 gene encoding uncharacterized protein LOC110603777 isoform X1 — MDQSLAIEEEGIRNGLEMVKSASDKHIDILRPSARYYSASRVFIQTAEDTVMVEGQASDAADREKGKYTLLRDPEDFQAGIYDKPLPCFGCGVGWFSFLSGFVFPLMWYYATILYFGNYYRKDPRERAGLAAAAIAAMACSAVLLVIVAFYILF; from the exons ATGGATCAAA GTCTTGCTATTGAGGAGGAGGGTATACGGAATGGCCTTGAGATGGTGAAATCTGCCTCTGATAAGCATATTGATATTCTCAGGCCATCTGCTCGATACTATTCAGCATCTAGAG TGTTTATCCAAACAGCTGAAGACACTGTGATGGTGGAAGGGCAAGCCTCAGATGCTGCAGACCGTGAAAAGGGAAAGTATACTCTTCTTAGGGATCCTGAGGACTTCCAAGCTGGGATTTATGACAAACCTCTTCCATGCTTTGGCTGCGGTGTAGGATGGTTTTC CTTTCTCTCAGGATTTGTGTTCCCATTGATGTGGTACTATGCCACAATTCTTTACTTTGGAAATTATTACCGTAAAGATCCTAGGGAGCGAGCAGGCCTTGCTGCTGCTGCAATTGCT GCAATGGCATGTTCTGCTGTGTTATTGGTCATAGTAGCTTTCTATATTCTATTTTAG
- the LOC110603776 gene encoding UBP1-associated proteins 1C isoform X2, protein MVWFQCEDCGENLKKPKLPNHFRICSATKLSCIDCGEMFGQESVQGHTQCITEAEKYGPKGQGKASNGATPKPSKNTKQQPDIDINVGLSERPPWFCSLCNTQATSKQTLLLHADGKKHRAKAKAFHAKQQQIKQTEESAQDKTVMSENATNGEVPENTQVEEPKGEDMPKRDRASANSETETGKLQSKKRKLDEFGSDSTGKKTGSDATGKIGNGVTQVERAKTEKLESLLKQTKQNGLKDDKVVECGSKNKMKLKRLIKSALRTINSSSRFKVDGKYVWLVAKD, encoded by the exons ATGGTCTGGTTTCAGTGTGAAGATTGTGGAGAGAACTTGAAGAAACCTAAATTACCTAATCACTTCAGAATTTGCTCAGCCACCAAG CTATCATGCATTGACTGCGGAGAGATGTTCGGCCAGGAAAGCGTTCAGGGCCATACTCAATGTATTACTGAGGCG GAAAAATATGGTCCCAAGGGTCAAGGGAAAGCTTCAAATGGTGCGACTCCTAAACCCAGTAAGAACACAAAGCAACAACCTGATATTGATATAAATGTTGGGTTATCTGAACGCCCTCCTTGGTTTTGTAG TCTCTGCAATACCCAGGCTACTAGTAAGCAGACCTTGCTGCTCCATGCTGATGGAAAGAAGCACCGTGCAAAGGCCAAGGCATTTCATGCGAAGCAGCAACAAATTAAGCAGACGGAAGAATCTGCTCAAGATAAAACTGTCATGAGTGAAAACGCTACAAATGGTGAAGTGCCTGAAAATACACAAGTAGAGGAACCAAAAGGGGAGGATATGCCAAAACGTGACAGAGCAAGTGCCAACTCAGAAACAGAGACCGGAAAGCTGCAATCCAAAAAGAGAAAACTTGATGAATTTGGGAGTGATAGTACTGGGAAAAAGACTGGTAGTGATGCTACAGGCAAAATAGGCAATGGTGTGACTCAAGTTGAGAGAGCCAAAACAGAGAAATTGGAGAGTCTGTTAAAGCAAACTAAACAGAATGGGCTTAAAGATGATAAGGTGGTAGAATGTGGCTCGAAGAACAAGATGAAGTTGAAGAGATTGATCAAATCAGCATTGAGAACT ATAAATTCAAGTTCGAGGTTCAAAGTTGATGGCAAATATGTCTGGCTGGTGGCTAAAGATTGA
- the LOC110603777 gene encoding uncharacterized protein LOC110603777 isoform X2, with translation MDQSLAIEEEGIRNGLEMVKSASDKHIDILRPSARYYSASRAEDTVMVEGQASDAADREKGKYTLLRDPEDFQAGIYDKPLPCFGCGVGWFSFLSGFVFPLMWYYATILYFGNYYRKDPRERAGLAAAAIAAMACSAVLLVIVAFYILF, from the exons ATGGATCAAA GTCTTGCTATTGAGGAGGAGGGTATACGGAATGGCCTTGAGATGGTGAAATCTGCCTCTGATAAGCATATTGATATTCTCAGGCCATCTGCTCGATACTATTCAGCATCTAGAG CTGAAGACACTGTGATGGTGGAAGGGCAAGCCTCAGATGCTGCAGACCGTGAAAAGGGAAAGTATACTCTTCTTAGGGATCCTGAGGACTTCCAAGCTGGGATTTATGACAAACCTCTTCCATGCTTTGGCTGCGGTGTAGGATGGTTTTC CTTTCTCTCAGGATTTGTGTTCCCATTGATGTGGTACTATGCCACAATTCTTTACTTTGGAAATTATTACCGTAAAGATCCTAGGGAGCGAGCAGGCCTTGCTGCTGCTGCAATTGCT GCAATGGCATGTTCTGCTGTGTTATTGGTCATAGTAGCTTTCTATATTCTATTTTAG
- the LOC110603777 gene encoding uncharacterized protein LOC110603777 isoform X3, producing MDQSLAIEEEGIRNGLEMVKSASDKHIDILRPSARYYSASRGQASDAADREKGKYTLLRDPEDFQAGIYDKPLPCFGCGVGWFSFLSGFVFPLMWYYATILYFGNYYRKDPRERAGLAAAAIAAMACSAVLLVIVAFYILF from the exons ATGGATCAAA GTCTTGCTATTGAGGAGGAGGGTATACGGAATGGCCTTGAGATGGTGAAATCTGCCTCTGATAAGCATATTGATATTCTCAGGCCATCTGCTCGATACTATTCAGCATCTAGAG GGCAAGCCTCAGATGCTGCAGACCGTGAAAAGGGAAAGTATACTCTTCTTAGGGATCCTGAGGACTTCCAAGCTGGGATTTATGACAAACCTCTTCCATGCTTTGGCTGCGGTGTAGGATGGTTTTC CTTTCTCTCAGGATTTGTGTTCCCATTGATGTGGTACTATGCCACAATTCTTTACTTTGGAAATTATTACCGTAAAGATCCTAGGGAGCGAGCAGGCCTTGCTGCTGCTGCAATTGCT GCAATGGCATGTTCTGCTGTGTTATTGGTCATAGTAGCTTTCTATATTCTATTTTAG
- the LOC110603776 gene encoding UBP1-associated proteins 1C isoform X1, which produces MVWFQCEDCGENLKKPKLPNHFRICSATKLSCIDCGEMFGQESVQGHTQCITEAEKYGPKGQGKASNGATPKPSKNTKQQPDIDINVGLSERPPWFCSLCNTQATSKQTLLLHADGKKHRAKAKAFHAKQQQIKQTEESAQDKTVMSENATNGEVPENTQVEEPKGEDMPKRDRASANSETETGKLQSKKRKLDEFGSDSTGKKTGSDATGKIGNGVTQVERAKTEKLESLLKQTKQNGLKDDKVVECGSKNKMKLKRLIKSALRTNPEGVLKMKKLKKLVLNSLGESGITEDETQLSGMLEHKINSSSRFKVDGKYVWLVAKD; this is translated from the exons ATGGTCTGGTTTCAGTGTGAAGATTGTGGAGAGAACTTGAAGAAACCTAAATTACCTAATCACTTCAGAATTTGCTCAGCCACCAAG CTATCATGCATTGACTGCGGAGAGATGTTCGGCCAGGAAAGCGTTCAGGGCCATACTCAATGTATTACTGAGGCG GAAAAATATGGTCCCAAGGGTCAAGGGAAAGCTTCAAATGGTGCGACTCCTAAACCCAGTAAGAACACAAAGCAACAACCTGATATTGATATAAATGTTGGGTTATCTGAACGCCCTCCTTGGTTTTGTAG TCTCTGCAATACCCAGGCTACTAGTAAGCAGACCTTGCTGCTCCATGCTGATGGAAAGAAGCACCGTGCAAAGGCCAAGGCATTTCATGCGAAGCAGCAACAAATTAAGCAGACGGAAGAATCTGCTCAAGATAAAACTGTCATGAGTGAAAACGCTACAAATGGTGAAGTGCCTGAAAATACACAAGTAGAGGAACCAAAAGGGGAGGATATGCCAAAACGTGACAGAGCAAGTGCCAACTCAGAAACAGAGACCGGAAAGCTGCAATCCAAAAAGAGAAAACTTGATGAATTTGGGAGTGATAGTACTGGGAAAAAGACTGGTAGTGATGCTACAGGCAAAATAGGCAATGGTGTGACTCAAGTTGAGAGAGCCAAAACAGAGAAATTGGAGAGTCTGTTAAAGCAAACTAAACAGAATGGGCTTAAAGATGATAAGGTGGTAGAATGTGGCTCGAAGAACAAGATGAAGTTGAAGAGATTGATCAAATCAGCATTGAGAACT AATCCAGAAGGGGTTTTGAAGATGAAGAAGCTGAAAAAACTTGTACTGAATTCTCTTGGGGAATCTGGCATAACAGAAGATGAAACTCAACTCAGTGGTATGCTTGAGCACAAG ATAAATTCAAGTTCGAGGTTCAAAGTTGATGGCAAATATGTCTGGCTGGTGGCTAAAGATTGA